GAGAATTTATACACTAAGCAATCATCCCCTTCGCAATCGCTAGTCCAAAAGCGAGCATCATCATGTACATATATTTCATCAAATACACTTCCTGCTGGCAATGCAGAAAAGCCAAACTTGTCCTTACCGCTCGCTACAGCAGTTCTTTTACCAACAACCGTTCCTTTAGGAAACCATCCCTCCTTGGCCTTAAGACTTTTAGCGATTCCTTCTTTACCATTATTCGCATCGACATACGCAAATAGATGTTCCCATTGCTTTGACGAGGGAATCACCCAACCCGAAGGGCACAGTTCATCGTTCAATATATCGCGTTTGTCTCCTTTAAAGCTCGGATAAAATCTTCCGTACTTATCGCAATATATTCCGTCATCATCCTGCGGGCACACGCTTTCTTCGGAAGCGTAATTCAAGTTCTGCGCCATCCACAACTGATCGCCGATAACCACTTGTCTATAGACCTGATTGTCACGCTTATCGACAAAGGTCGCACCGACATTTCTGTCATACGGGACATCTTCCGGTTCTTGCGAGCTACTGGAGACTTCATCAAAAGAACAAATAATCGATTCACCGTCTTCGGTACAGTGAATTTTTTCCAAGCTGGAATCAGGTTGTTCAAGCTCTATCCACTTGGATTTCTTGCAAATATAACTTTGGTCTAAATCTTCAAGATAAATAATAGACCCCTCTAAAGCCTCGTCACATTCAGAAAGAGTCAACCGCACGGTATTATCCGGCAGGGAATTGCTATTTGACGACGTCGGGTTCTTTTTAGAAGAACTGCTCGACGTCTTTGTCGAAGAGTCGCCTTTTGTACTCGAAGACGACCGTACCTTTTTCCCGCTAGAAGATGATAATTGGTCAACAGGGACAAGTTTTCCGTTGTCACATACGTAATAAGATTCCTGAGATTTCAGAAAAACGCGAGCAGAATGCAGTTCTTCGGAGCACTCATCCTCTTGTTTAACGGTTTCGTCGACACCGTCAGAAGTACCAGAATCACTAGAACTACCACAAGCGGAGATAAAAAACGCTACGAGGAGCGCCACGCTTGCGACAACAGAATTTTTCGTCAATGAAGAATTTTTCATATAATCCTCTCGAGAAGGTATTTACTCAAGGAATCTTTTTCGGGAAACATTTAACGAAGTCTTCTCAGGCCACGGGGCATCGGGACTTCGGTGCCGTCTTCCTGCAACAGGTAAATGTTGTCGAGGCTAATGTAGCCCGTGCCGCTGTAACGGGCGCGCCACGAGAAATTCTTGATTTGCTTCGGGTCGAGCTGTTCGACGGTCTTTCCCCAGCCTTCCTGCGTCATGTTTTCCCAGATAAGCGTGTCGCGCACCCAGAAGCCGTGCGTATTTCTAAGGCGCACCATGAATTCGTCGTAGTCCTTCACCTGTTCGCTTGCAATCTGCACTTCAAAATATCCATCGGGATTGCTATGGTTCGTGGCGTAGTCAAACACGATGCCGACCGATTTGTGAACTTCTTCGGGAATGATATAGTAGGCGCCAGCAAAGTTCGGCCACCCCTGCGTAGGAGGCTGTTCGATCATAAAGTCGTGACGGATAAAGCCGCCGTGCGGAGGCGCCCCGTTAAAGACCTTTGCGCCGATAGTCGTCGCATTGTCTCCGTTTGCCACCGGGAACCAGTCGACAGCATCGAGGCCGTTATCAAAGTTCTGCATCACGCTCGTCGTGCGGTATTCGCCGCGGACGCGGAACGGGATCTTAAACACGGTCACTTTTTTGCCAAGTCCCTGAATCGCCACACGGATTTCGCGCGCGCCAGAATACATTTCCACGGGGATAGGAATCTTCACATGGAAACTTTCGATAGACGCATTCCACTTTCCGTCATCGGGCGCCACCTGGATTTCAAGCAAGCCCTTCTTGCCCCAGTTGTCAATGGTCACAGAACCGTTCGTCAGCTGACCATCCTGCTGTATCGCGGTCACGAACAAGTCGATTGTATCGCCAGCCATCAGCACCTTCTTTTCGAGAGCGGCCGTAAGCACCTTGGGCATTGCGGCAGTTTCCTTGCCGAGACCAACGACCTTCGGGTTAATCTGGACGACAGCAAGTCCAAACGGCGGGACCGTAATATCCTTGCTCTTGCTCGGATTCAGGCGCCGACCGCTCGGTCCCATTTTCGGATACGGATAGGCGTTCTGCGACGTGCCCACCCACTTGAACTGATCTTCGCCAAAGATTTCCACCTGAGTGCGTACCAGGTCGCCCTTCGAATCGCCCTTGACGCTTGCACGGTCAATCTGAACCACCTGCGGAGCATCTGACAAGTTTACGATCATTACACGGGCGGAATCGCCCTTGCCAATCGCATACGCCTCGATATCGCGGCTGGTACTCTTGACAGGCAGCACGGCAAAACCGTTTTCGAGGAAATCCATAAACGTCATGTAGAGGCCAAAATATTCCGCCGTCGGTTCAAGCGACTTCCAATGATTCCAGGAGCCTTCCTTGAGGAGCGCCGTCATGCTGATGGTTCCCCAGGTGTCATCCGGGCCCTTAAATACGTTACCGAAGGCATCCCACGGGAGCACCTGCAGACGGTTACCGAAACGCACGGCATGTTGCGCAAAGATGCTTGCCACAGCGGCCGCCTGCGGATAGTCCATCAGCAAGCTGAAGCCCTGCACGCATGTGCTGAATTCCGAGAGGAACACGCGGCGTTCCCCGTCGAGGTGACGTTTCATCCATACATCGAGCGTATCCATGTTCGGGCCCACGTCGAGCATCGCCTTGAGCATTTCGTGCGCGTCCGGTGCATTCGGCGTCCAGTACGGATAGTTATGCAAGTCCACCACGTCGAGGTAGCGCTTGCCGTCTTTCTTTTCTGCCTCGCCCACGATGCGCAGGAATTCTTCCATCCAGTACTTGCCATCCAGAATACCGGCTCCCTTCTGCATCATCTTGTGCGTACTCAGGAGCGGTCCGTGCAAGATAATCGTTGGATCCACCGCCTTCATGGCACGGGCGTATTCGAGGAATCGCGCCGCATAGTGCCTTGCTGAAATCGGACCGGATTCTTCCCATTCGCCGTCGAGTTCGTTGCCGATTTCCCACTGCTTAATGTTGTAGCCCTTGACCTTGTTCGCATAATGGACCCATGCAGCAGCCTCTTTCGAGGTTCCCGTTCCCGCGTTCACGCAGATAACGGCCTTTGCGTTCGGGAGAGTCTTGATATAATCCATGAACGTCTCGAAATCCCACTTGATATCGGTCCAGTCGGTGCGGGCCTTGTCGCCGTTGCGGGTGGACATCGCATAGAACTTGTAGTTGTTGCCGCCAAGCAGGTCGGTCTCGCCACTATAAAGCTTCATTTCGCGAATCTGTACGCCCTTGCTCGGGAGTTCCTGCGCCTTGAAGCGGATAGCCACGTAACGTGCGCGAATCTGCTTGAACTTGTACTTGGTCGTCGCACCGGTCACCTTGACCGTGCCCGCCAACTTCAGCTTATTTTCAAGCGCCTGGTGTACGCCCGGATACTCGGCGTAATCCTCTGTCCAGTAGGAAAACTCAAAGGACTTCGGGCGCAAATTGCCCCAGTCAATCTGCAAGGAATCCAGGTTCTGCTTTTCGGGGAATTCCACCACAATCCAGGGCGGGTCCGCCGGGTCCAAAATTTCGCCCCACCACATGGTTTCCATATTGTCGTCGGCCAGGTGACTGCGACGCACAAATCCGTAGTTGTCCTTGGTGGTGCCGCGGTAAATCGTTTCGCCCAAGAAACCGCGCGCCCAGCGATTCTCCTCTGAAATCCAAAGTCCCGTGCTGTCGTACTTGCCGATACCGTTCCAGTGGTAATCATTGGAAAGGCTCCCGTTCGGGAAACGGAACAGCGTATAGCCACCATCGACTAGGGCCGGGGTCATGTCGTAATAGCGGCTAGGCGGATTCCAAATCGCCAAGTCCGCAGACATCATGTTGT
This is a stretch of genomic DNA from uncultured Fibrobacter sp.. It encodes these proteins:
- a CDS encoding glycoside hydrolase family 44 protein encodes the protein MKNRFARHFAMAALAGLSLGSAAFAAQNVIKVDDLHPGIVINKDNMMSADLAIWNPPSRYYDMTPALVDGGYTLFRFPNGSLSNDYHWNGIGKYDSTGLWISEENRWARGFLGETIYRGTTKDNYGFVRRSHLADDNMETMWWGEILDPADPPWIVVEFPEKQNLDSLQIDWGNLRPKSFEFSYWTEDYAEYPGVHQALENKLKLAGTVKVTGATTKYKFKQIRARYVAIRFKAQELPSKGVQIREMKLYSGETDLLGGNNYKFYAMSTRNGDKARTDWTDIKWDFETFMDYIKTLPNAKAVICVNAGTGTSKEAAAWVHYANKVKGYNIKQWEIGNELDGEWEESGPISARHYAARFLEYARAMKAVDPTIILHGPLLSTHKMMQKGAGILDGKYWMEEFLRIVGEAEKKDGKRYLDVVDLHNYPYWTPNAPDAHEMLKAMLDVGPNMDTLDVWMKRHLDGERRVFLSEFSTCVQGFSLLMDYPQAAAVASIFAQHAVRFGNRLQVLPWDAFGNVFKGPDDTWGTISMTALLKEGSWNHWKSLEPTAEYFGLYMTFMDFLENGFAVLPVKSTSRDIEAYAIGKGDSARVMIVNLSDAPQVVQIDRASVKGDSKGDLVRTQVEIFGEDQFKWVGTSQNAYPYPKMGPSGRRLNPSKSKDITVPPFGLAVVQINPKVVGLGKETAAMPKVLTAALEKKVLMAGDTIDLFVTAIQQDGQLTNGSVTIDNWGKKGLLEIQVAPDDGKWNASIESFHVKIPIPVEMYSGAREIRVAIQGLGKKVTVFKIPFRVRGEYRTTSVMQNFDNGLDAVDWFPVANGDNATTIGAKVFNGAPPHGGFIRHDFMIEQPPTQGWPNFAGAYYIIPEEVHKSVGIVFDYATNHSNPDGYFEVQIASEQVKDYDEFMVRLRNTHGFWVRDTLIWENMTQEGWGKTVEQLDPKQIKNFSWRARYSGTGYISLDNIYLLQEDGTEVPMPRGLRRLR